The following are encoded together in the Phycisphaerae bacterium genome:
- a CDS encoding alginate export family protein, with the protein MINKKLICAAIVFSICFTHSVKAVSQDANSSAGGKLSQLKNPADWIELSADLRLRAEYDNNRKFEKEIAGHERVVFPRYRIRAGAKLKLTDDVDFNIRFATEPRYYIKPKTQDPQFIKNEVLIDRLNLTWRNAFDLPLTIVAGRQDIILGSGWLICDGTPLDGGRTAFFNALRFTYKWDASDTTMDFVLTQNYADSGKWFKPFHDRDDDLAEQDDFGAIAYLSQKTSEDAGIDIFFIYKHDKNKVTSSGYEGEIYTIGARKYGRLNERWQYSTEFAPQFGHRNGRHLQALASNSQLIYNFNDEKKNKIYLGYEYLSGNDDKQKNFDRLYGRVDTWSVLYQGNIDSIDGRAYDNSNMHRLYADWETNPTKKLNLRCGYAILFAEQNTSEGGTKGMSKCGKFRGQLLKTMLKYKVSKNVEHRIEGELFIPGDFYNDSKNDPAVFVRYGLHLTW; encoded by the coding sequence ATGATAAATAAAAAACTTATCTGTGCAGCCATTGTTTTCAGCATTTGTTTTACTCACTCTGTCAAGGCGGTTTCACAGGACGCTAACAGTTCAGCCGGCGGAAAGTTGTCACAGTTGAAGAATCCGGCTGACTGGATTGAACTGAGCGCGGATTTAAGGCTTCGCGCCGAATATGACAACAACAGAAAATTTGAAAAGGAAATCGCAGGGCATGAGCGGGTTGTTTTTCCGCGTTATCGTATCAGGGCAGGGGCTAAACTAAAATTAACCGATGATGTTGATTTCAATATTCGATTTGCAACAGAACCTCGCTATTATATCAAACCCAAAACACAGGACCCGCAATTTATTAAAAATGAAGTCCTGATAGACAGGCTTAATCTGACATGGCGGAACGCATTTGATTTGCCGCTTACCATCGTCGCGGGCAGACAGGACATCATACTCGGCAGCGGCTGGCTCATCTGCGACGGTACACCGCTCGACGGCGGAAGAACGGCATTTTTTAACGCCTTAAGATTTACTTATAAATGGGACGCTTCAGATACCACAATGGATTTTGTATTGACGCAGAATTACGCCGACAGTGGAAAATGGTTCAAGCCGTTCCACGACAGGGACGATGACCTTGCCGAACAGGACGACTTTGGCGCGATTGCTTATTTATCCCAAAAAACAAGTGAAGATGCGGGCATAGATATATTCTTTATTTATAAACACGATAAAAACAAAGTGACAAGCAGCGGCTACGAGGGTGAAATTTATACGATAGGCGCGAGAAAATACGGCAGATTGAACGAGCGATGGCAGTACAGTACGGAGTTTGCGCCGCAATTCGGCCACAGGAACGGCAGGCACCTTCAGGCCCTCGCCTCAAATAGTCAGCTTATATATAATTTTAACGACGAGAAGAAAAATAAAATATATCTCGGCTACGAGTATCTTTCCGGAAATGACGATAAGCAAAAGAATTTCGACAGACTTTACGGAAGAGTGGATACATGGAGCGTGCTGTATCAGGGTAACATAGATTCCATCGACGGCAGAGCGTATGACAACTCAAATATGCACAGGCTTTATGCCGACTGGGAGACGAATCCGACGAAAAAACTAAATCTCCGATGCGGTTATGCGATTCTTTTTGCCGAGCAAAACACTTCTGAAGGTGGAACAAAGGGAATGAGCAAATGCGGCAAATTCAGAGGTCAGTTGCTGAAAACTATGCTCAAGTACAAAGTCAGTAAAAATGTTGAGCATAGAATAGAGGGCGAGTTATTTATTCCGGGAGATTTTTATAACGACAGCAAAAACGACCCGGCTGTTTTTGTCAGGTATGGACTTCATTTGACATGGTAA
- a CDS encoding PH domain-containing protein, whose product MVSSNKSGNSEFTAPWGTLLKILTAVLTIILIGISYIGFSSGRQGSIVTIFVPLAILIISSFFIIRGYILTDNTLLIQRLGWNTKINLSELKSAEIDPTAMAKSLRTFGNGGMFCFAGLFYNKKLGSYRAFATDFKKAVILRFPNRTIVVTPNEPEKFVMKIKEFSRL is encoded by the coding sequence ATGGTTAGTTCCAACAAATCAGGCAATTCAGAATTCACTGCACCATGGGGAACTTTACTTAAAATACTAACTGCTGTTTTGACAATAATTCTCATCGGAATTTCTTATATAGGTTTTTCTTCAGGCCGACAAGGCAGTATCGTCACAATCTTTGTGCCGCTGGCAATTCTCATCATTTCATCATTTTTCATTATCCGCGGATATATATTAACTGATAACACTCTGTTAATTCAGCGGCTCGGCTGGAATACAAAAATAAATTTATCCGAATTGAAATCAGCAGAAATCGACCCGACAGCAATGGCAAAATCCTTGCGAACATTTGGCAACGGAGGCATGTTCTGCTTCGCAGGATTGTTTTACAATAAAAAACTTGGCTCTTACAGAGCATTCGCTACCGATTTCAAAAAAGCCGTGATTCTAAGATTTCCGAATCGTACCATAGTAGTAACACCGAATGAACCTGAAAAATTCGTAATGAAAATCAAGGAATTTAGTCGGTTATAA
- a CDS encoding phosphatidylcholine/phosphatidylserine synthase has product MTESVNKSERPRRGLLRNVRRHRLKYIAILPSLVTLINGTCGFAAIVFAAKAGQADLSGLDVYHKQFPFFSMAGYMIFFAMIADMLDGHLARISQSTSSFGGQLDSLCDVISFGVAPAFLMLRVVESRVSIHPAFDVFVYRFLWLAAAIYISCAAIRLARFNVENEEDEASHMNFSGLPSPAAAGVIASLVILNQDIIKKLSEEYTFFAGLSHNIIIAVLPFAALAAAILMVSRIKYPHLVNQLVRGRKPFAYLLWSIAIVVSIVYCFEIALAFVFCGFAASGFVKWFYCRFITHKQTGQEIEEPPVVTVSQ; this is encoded by the coding sequence ATGACAGAATCGGTTAACAAATCAGAACGACCCAGACGCGGCCTATTGCGGAACGTCCGCAGGCACAGGCTCAAATATATCGCCATATTGCCTTCGCTGGTTACTCTCATCAACGGCACCTGCGGTTTTGCCGCGATAGTCTTCGCAGCCAAGGCCGGTCAGGCCGACCTTTCCGGTCTCGATGTCTATCATAAACAATTTCCGTTTTTCTCGATGGCAGGCTATATGATTTTTTTCGCGATGATTGCCGATATGCTCGACGGTCATTTGGCCCGTATAAGCCAGAGCACCAGCAGTTTCGGCGGTCAGCTCGATAGTCTGTGCGATGTAATCAGCTTCGGCGTAGCGCCGGCGTTTCTAATGCTGCGGGTAGTCGAAAGCAGGGTCAGCATTCATCCGGCCTTCGATGTTTTTGTTTATAGATTCCTGTGGCTGGCCGCTGCGATATATATCAGTTGTGCCGCCATTCGTCTTGCGCGTTTCAATGTTGAAAACGAAGAGGACGAGGCGAGCCATATGAATTTTTCAGGTCTTCCATCGCCTGCAGCGGCAGGAGTAATTGCCAGCCTTGTCATTCTCAATCAGGATATAATAAAAAAGCTCAGCGAAGAATACACATTTTTTGCCGGGCTTAGCCATAACATTATCATAGCCGTTCTTCCTTTCGCGGCACTGGCCGCTGCGATTTTAATGGTCAGCCGGATTAAATATCCTCATCTTGTTAATCAGCTTGTTCGCGGCCGAAAGCCCTTTGCCTATCTTTTATGGTCGATAGCGATTGTGGTAAGCATAGTTTATTGTTTTGAAATCGCATTAGCTTTTGTTTTCTGCGGCTTTGCGGCCAGCGGCTTCGTCAAATGGTTTTACTGCCGTTTCATTACTCATAAACAAACCGGCCAGGAAATTGAAGAACCGCCGGTTGTTACAGTTTCGCAGTGA
- a CDS encoding phosphatidylserine decarboxylase: MRIPITKYGLPQVAIYPGLCAVAMVIAIALAAVNIVLFWIIEAVLAVVLIWMLSFFRDPYRRVPAGDDLILSPADGTISDIEIVDEPSFIDGKATRIGIFLSIFSVHINRTPCAVRIENITYHKGRFINALNPDSGKVNESNNIAMTRQKNPNDKMLVRQISGAIARRIVCDAEQGQEFTGGAIFGMIKFGSRTELYLPAESSAKITVKKGDKVNAGLSILAQYDRIG; this comes from the coding sequence ATGAGAATACCAATAACAAAATATGGTTTGCCGCAGGTTGCGATTTATCCCGGCCTGTGCGCTGTTGCGATGGTCATAGCAATCGCTTTGGCAGCGGTCAATATTGTCCTGTTTTGGATAATTGAAGCTGTTTTGGCGGTTGTTTTAATCTGGATGTTGTCCTTTTTCCGCGACCCGTATCGCCGGGTACCGGCAGGGGACGATTTAATCCTTTCGCCGGCCGATGGCACGATAAGCGATATCGAAATTGTCGATGAGCCGAGCTTTATCGACGGAAAAGCGACCAGAATAGGCATATTTTTGAGTATTTTCAGCGTCCATATCAATAGAACGCCCTGTGCCGTCAGAATAGAAAATATTACCTATCACAAAGGCAGGTTTATAAACGCCCTTAATCCCGATAGCGGTAAAGTCAATGAGAGCAACAACATAGCAATGACCCGCCAGAAAAACCCCAATGATAAGATGCTTGTCCGTCAGATAAGCGGGGCAATCGCAAGGCGAATTGTCTGCGACGCCGAGCAGGGTCAGGAATTTACTGGCGGAGCCATTTTCGGAATGATAAAATTCGGGTCGAGAACTGAACTTTATTTGCCTGCCGAAAGCTCAGCTAAAATAACCGTTAAAAAAGGCGACAAGGTAAACGCGGGCTTATCGATACTTGCTCAATATGACAGAATCGGTTAA
- a CDS encoding dihydrolipoamide acetyltransferase family protein → MAKEIKLPQMGQTMEEGTVVSCKVKAGQKISKGEVIFEIETDKATLEMESPAEGIVKNVLVREGQTVPVGEVLLTLEDESVKKETPAEKKTAPAPQSGPAYKPGQKIPLSKFGKIIAEKMLQSKREIPCFYLNVVVDVTELISFREKLNASAGVKISFNDLIIKALALGMTQWPIMTGRFEGDSIQLADSAGVGLAVSVKGGLVAPIVKDADKKTIEEIAQYSAALIERARAGKLLPTDLEGGCITVSNLGTFGIDSFIPIVVPGQCSILGVGKITDTCMSEDGNIVVKKLMKMTLAVDHRTANGAEAAQFLDYVAKLLRDPTKLA, encoded by the coding sequence ATGGCTAAGGAAATTAAACTGCCGCAGATGGGGCAAACGATGGAAGAAGGCACTGTCGTAAGCTGTAAAGTTAAGGCAGGACAGAAAATCAGTAAGGGCGAAGTTATCTTTGAAATCGAAACTGATAAAGCCACTCTCGAAATGGAATCGCCCGCCGAGGGTATTGTAAAAAATGTTCTTGTCCGGGAAGGACAGACGGTGCCGGTAGGTGAAGTGCTCCTGACTCTCGAGGATGAAAGCGTAAAGAAAGAGACGCCTGCTGAAAAGAAAACAGCCCCTGCGCCGCAGAGCGGGCCTGCCTATAAGCCCGGCCAGAAAATACCGCTGAGCAAATTCGGCAAAATCATCGCTGAAAAGATGCTCCAGTCCAAACGCGAGATACCGTGCTTTTATCTCAATGTTGTTGTTGATGTTACGGAACTGATTTCATTTCGTGAAAAACTGAACGCCTCTGCCGGCGTTAAAATATCTTTCAATGATTTAATAATCAAGGCGCTTGCTCTCGGAATGACGCAATGGCCGATTATGACGGGCCGGTTCGAAGGTGATTCTATCCAGCTTGCCGATTCCGCAGGCGTAGGACTTGCCGTTTCTGTAAAAGGCGGATTGGTTGCTCCGATAGTAAAAGACGCTGATAAAAAAACCATTGAAGAAATTGCACAGTACAGTGCCGCTCTTATCGAACGTGCACGTGCGGGAAAATTATTACCTACCGACCTTGAAGGCGGCTGCATAACCGTAAGCAATCTTGGCACATTCGGCATCGATTCGTTTATTCCTATCGTTGTTCCCGGCCAGTGCAGTATTCTCGGCGTTGGAAAAATAACCGATACCTGCATGTCGGAAGACGGGAATATTGTCGTTAAAAAACTTATGAAAATGACACTTGCCGTCGACCATAGAACAGCAAATGGTGCCGAGGCCGCGCAGTTTTTGGACTATGTGGCTAAACTGCTCAGGGACCCGACGAAACTGGCGTAA
- the pgl gene encoding 6-phosphogluconolactonase, whose product MKTLNSDKLKIIDVQDPVDLAQRAFELFKDAAQRAVSEKGVFHLAISGGKTPRQFYQLLGKDSQSMNLPWDKIELFWVDERCVKPDSPDSNYKLAADTFLNSVPIPKQNIYRITGEKDDYSIAVEEYDLFLKKTFNLQPGQLPVFDLMILGMGPDGHIGSLLPNSYALFDTEDLVTVVYQMCQGHNRITLTHPVMCAAQQLIVMVSGAEKAEIVRDVLLGGPDEVKYPVHTLWPILDKVVWLIDRQAAKYL is encoded by the coding sequence ATGAAAACCTTAAACAGTGATAAGCTCAAAATCATCGATGTGCAGGACCCTGTTGATCTGGCACAAAGGGCTTTTGAATTGTTTAAAGATGCCGCTCAAAGAGCGGTCTCGGAAAAGGGGGTCTTTCATCTGGCCATATCCGGCGGAAAAACTCCGCGGCAGTTTTACCAGTTACTCGGCAAAGACAGCCAGAGCATGAATCTGCCGTGGGACAAGATAGAATTGTTCTGGGTGGATGAGCGATGTGTAAAGCCTGATTCGCCAGACAGCAATTATAAACTTGCCGCCGATACTTTTTTAAATTCTGTTCCGATTCCCAAACAAAACATTTACAGAATCACCGGCGAAAAGGATGATTACAGTATCGCTGTCGAGGAATATGACCTTTTCCTGAAAAAGACTTTCAATCTCCAGCCCGGCCAGCTTCCGGTGTTTGACCTGATGATACTCGGAATGGGTCCGGACGGGCATATCGGTTCACTGCTGCCTAATTCTTATGCGCTATTTGATACAGAGGATCTTGTAACAGTTGTATACCAGATGTGTCAGGGACATAACCGTATAACGCTTACTCATCCGGTTATGTGTGCCGCTCAGCAGTTGATTGTTATGGTCAGCGGAGCGGAAAAAGCCGAGATAGTGCGCGATGTCCTGCTCGGCGGACCGGATGAAGTAAAGTATCCCGTCCATACATTATGGCCGATTCTCGATAAGGTTGTCTGGCTGATTGACCGGCAGGCGGCGAAATATCTGTAA
- a CDS encoding methyltransferase domain-containing protein has protein sequence MKESKKHISREIGLEIGHIVGKGLFQLDHLHYGLWKKGIEPCILNLHIAQDEYCKFIISHIPAEVKTILDVGCGTGAFSKKLVDIGYKVDCVSPTPYQNKLVEELLGDTSEIFKCKFEDIQTNKKYDMIQFCESFQYIDLDRVVDIAGGLLNDGGYMLICDFFKTQSQDKCGLKGGHKFEKFKTIMQASPFKIIEDIDITAETAPNMDIVDKAAKEVVIPIADAVDRFLQSRHPLLTKLAKWKYRKKIEKAQQKYLYGKRTGKDFAEAKTYRLFVCRKVK, from the coding sequence TTGAAGGAAAGCAAGAAACACATATCGCGTGAAATAGGCCTTGAGATTGGTCATATTGTCGGCAAGGGTCTGTTCCAACTTGACCATTTGCATTACGGCCTGTGGAAAAAGGGGATTGAACCCTGCATTCTCAATCTTCATATCGCCCAGGACGAGTACTGCAAATTTATAATTTCGCATATTCCGGCCGAGGTGAAAACGATTCTCGATGTCGGCTGTGGCACGGGAGCTTTCTCGAAGAAGCTCGTCGATATCGGCTACAAAGTCGATTGCGTCAGCCCAACGCCGTATCAAAACAAGCTGGTTGAAGAACTGCTCGGCGATACGAGCGAAATTTTTAAATGCAAATTCGAAGACATTCAAACCAATAAAAAATACGATATGATACAGTTCTGCGAAAGCTTCCAGTATATAGACCTTGACAGGGTTGTCGATATAGCGGGGGGCCTGTTAAATGACGGCGGTTATATGCTTATATGCGATTTCTTTAAAACGCAGTCTCAGGACAAGTGCGGCCTCAAGGGCGGCCACAAATTTGAAAAATTTAAGACTATTATGCAGGCCTCGCCTTTCAAAATAATTGAGGACATAGATATTACCGCCGAAACCGCGCCGAATATGGATATAGTTGACAAGGCTGCGAAAGAGGTGGTGATTCCTATTGCCGACGCTGTTGACAGATTCCTGCAGAGCCGGCATCCATTACTTACGAAATTGGCAAAATGGAAATACAGAAAAAAAATTGAAAAAGCTCAGCAGAAATACCTGTATGGAAAAAGAACCGGCAAAGATTTTGCCGAGGCCAAAACATACCGGTTGTTTGTATGCCGAAAGGTAAAATAA
- a CDS encoding substrate-binding domain-containing protein: MKKILSLIIALVLLMSLAAVNAKEANEPNAVSMPRIVISGTGDSHDLLLAIANAMMAKVGGVQIELLESIGSTAGIKAVAAGKADLARVARPLKEHEKEFGLTQQVFANTPVVFAASPDINGIDNITTEQILGIYSGKITDWSQLGAKPGKIYPLTREQGDSALRILNEMLPGFADINNPNAKVMYLTPETVATLQEHKQTIGFVPLSATVNANLKILNIDGIEPSIKKVLSGDYKYLIPLGVVYKDQPKGLAKEFIDFLYSEDAKKIIKTMGAVPVK; encoded by the coding sequence ATGAAAAAGATATTGTCACTGATAATCGCACTGGTTTTGTTAATGTCACTTGCTGCGGTAAATGCGAAAGAAGCAAATGAACCCAATGCTGTTTCTATGCCGAGGATAGTTATCAGCGGCACAGGCGACAGTCACGACCTTCTGCTGGCCATTGCCAATGCTATGATGGCTAAAGTCGGCGGCGTACAGATAGAACTGCTGGAAAGTATCGGCTCTACCGCCGGCATAAAGGCGGTTGCTGCTGGGAAAGCCGACCTGGCAAGAGTTGCCCGGCCACTGAAAGAACACGAAAAAGAATTTGGCCTTACCCAGCAGGTGTTTGCCAATACGCCGGTAGTTTTCGCCGCAAGTCCGGACATAAACGGCATCGATAATATTACCACTGAGCAGATACTCGGAATATATTCCGGCAAAATTACCGACTGGAGTCAGCTTGGTGCCAAGCCGGGCAAAATATATCCGTTAACCAGGGAACAAGGCGATTCGGCACTGCGGATTCTTAATGAAATGCTGCCGGGATTTGCAGATATTAACAATCCAAACGCAAAAGTGATGTACCTTACTCCGGAAACTGTTGCTACTCTGCAGGAACATAAGCAAACTATCGGCTTTGTGCCGTTATCGGCGACGGTAAATGCCAATCTGAAGATACTGAATATTGATGGCATTGAGCCGTCAATTAAAAAGGTACTCAGCGGTGACTATAAATATTTGATTCCTCTTGGCGTTGTCTATAAAGACCAGCCGAAAGGACTTGCGAAAGAATTTATTGATTTCCTTTATAGCGAAGATGCGAAGAAAATTATTAAAACGATGGGTGCTGTTCCTGTAAAATAG
- a CDS encoding response regulator, which translates to MRNSRPILLVDDDDVDAIITQRAVNDLKIANELVRRVDGEDALKYLKDESNPRPCVILLDLNMPRMNGFEFLKVAKVDDMLKRIPVVVLTTSDVDQNILDSFNLGVAGYIVKPVDYKQFVEAMRTINLYWTLSCLPEESYNYAVSSSQSV; encoded by the coding sequence ATGAGAAATTCCAGACCAATTCTATTAGTTGATGACGATGATGTGGATGCAATCATCACGCAAAGGGCTGTTAACGACCTTAAAATTGCCAACGAACTGGTACGCAGGGTCGACGGCGAAGACGCCCTGAAGTATTTGAAAGATGAAAGCAACCCCAGGCCGTGTGTTATTCTTCTTGACCTGAATATGCCGAGAATGAACGGCTTTGAGTTTCTGAAAGTTGCCAAGGTGGACGATATGCTGAAAAGAATCCCTGTGGTGGTTTTAACTACATCCGATGTGGACCAGAATATCCTCGACAGCTTCAATCTCGGCGTTGCAGGTTATATCGTCAAACCGGTTGACTATAAACAATTCGTCGAAGCTATGAGGACGATTAATCTGTACTGGACGCTGAGTTGTTTGCCGGAAGAAAGCTATAACTACGCTGTTTCATCGTCTCAATCAGTATAA
- the eno gene encoding phosphopyruvate hydratase, whose translation MFTTIVDVRAREILDSRGNPTVEVDVTLEDGSFGRAAVPSGASTGAHEAVELRDTKAKRYMGKGTLGAVNNVNTKIAPEVIGCEALAQEEIDRLMIELDGTKNKAKFGANAILGVSLAVAKAAAASVGLPLYRYLGGCNANVLPVPMMNILNGGKHADNNVDFQEFMVMPIGAVNFPEALRMGAEVFHTLKGVLKKKGYNTSVGDEGGFAPSLKSNDEAIEVILDAIKKAGYKAGKQIAIALDPAATELWDESAKKYKFFKSAPNKKISSDDMAKHWAGWINKYPIVSLEDGLAEDDWAGWTKLTQTVGDKCQLVGDDLFVTNTERLAKGIKMGAANSILIKLNQIGTLTETFEAINMAKRAGWTAVISHRSGETEDSTIADLAVATGIGQIKTGSACRTDRICKYNQLLRIHEELGSAAQYGSFLFE comes from the coding sequence ATGTTTACGACAATAGTTGACGTTAGAGCACGAGAAATCCTCGATTCACGAGGCAATCCGACCGTAGAAGTCGATGTTACGCTCGAAGACGGCTCGTTCGGCAGAGCCGCCGTTCCGTCCGGAGCAAGTACAGGAGCCCACGAGGCGGTCGAACTTCGCGATACAAAGGCCAAACGATATATGGGCAAAGGCACACTCGGCGCGGTGAATAATGTTAATACAAAAATCGCTCCCGAAGTTATCGGCTGCGAAGCCCTGGCCCAGGAAGAAATCGACAGGCTCATGATTGAGCTTGACGGCACAAAGAACAAGGCAAAATTCGGCGCAAATGCAATCCTCGGCGTTTCACTCGCAGTCGCCAAAGCCGCCGCAGCTTCTGTCGGCCTGCCGCTTTACAGATATCTGGGCGGATGCAACGCGAACGTTCTGCCTGTTCCGATGATGAACATCCTCAACGGCGGAAAGCACGCCGACAACAACGTCGATTTCCAGGAATTTATGGTTATGCCTATCGGCGCAGTAAATTTCCCCGAGGCACTGAGAATGGGCGCTGAAGTTTTCCATACCCTTAAAGGTGTATTGAAGAAAAAAGGCTATAACACATCTGTCGGCGATGAAGGCGGATTCGCACCGTCGCTGAAGTCAAACGATGAGGCAATCGAGGTAATTCTCGACGCAATAAAGAAGGCAGGCTACAAGGCAGGAAAACAAATAGCCATTGCTCTCGACCCTGCGGCAACAGAACTGTGGGACGAAAGCGCAAAGAAATATAAATTCTTCAAATCAGCTCCGAATAAGAAAATATCATCAGACGATATGGCAAAGCACTGGGCAGGCTGGATTAACAAATATCCGATCGTCAGCCTTGAAGACGGCCTTGCCGAAGACGATTGGGCAGGCTGGACCAAACTGACCCAGACTGTCGGCGACAAATGCCAGCTCGTAGGCGACGATTTATTCGTTACCAACACCGAGCGTCTTGCCAAAGGCATCAAGATGGGCGCAGCGAACTCGATTCTTATCAAATTAAATCAGATAGGCACTCTGACAGAAACATTTGAAGCGATTAATATGGCCAAGAGAGCAGGCTGGACGGCAGTTATAAGCCATCGCAGCGGCGAAACGGAAGACAGCACAATCGCAGATTTAGCGGTAGCAACCGGTATCGGCCAGATTAAGACAGGCTCGGCCTGCAGAACCGACAGAATCTGTAAGTACAACCAGCTTCTCAGGATTCACGAAGAACTCGGCAGCGCGGCACAGTACGGCTCGTTCCTGTTTGAGTAA
- a CDS encoding ATP-binding protein yields MFRSIKTKILVLQIGLVLSVAVSLGVVSYLITFSSLRASQQQNLRYLAANIGEEISVLIDSKGRLLEKIGTSETVTNYAKKQQENFLVGYFEKFMPEFDTLSYVDDKGMEELKVIDGRISTALSNVRNSIIFQRAVNNPNKTLNSYTAFCPELNGPCIEFGFMEKNFFDEFVGFLLGKVSVTVLAEKIRGFKEKSDFAILLDSSGTILACQDKDKILKKVVIEGAGSEHIVSGIKTMGSGSGRAVISGIDSYFAYSPVPGQHWSVVTIMPYQQFIAKLNALRNTVLLVGLTILIAGIALSLFLASDITQPIAELVKTTGLIATGDFSQRVNIDSTDEIGTLAQSFNGMAENLQKTTTSMVNLNREVIERKKAENAQQNLNEELKETVESLTIANRELADFAHVVAHDLKSPLRGIGSLAGIILADYRDRLDERGRQYLDMLVGRTERMSELISGIMTYSELGRVAAQQPIDLNEVVQEAIAEVAPPENIKIVQENDFPTIICDRTHMIQVFQNLLGNSVKFMDKPHGLVLLNCVEDDDFWKFSVADNGCGIESKYFEKIFRIFQTLIRRDEAESTGIGLSVVKRIIEKYDGKIWVESKPEKGSTFFFTLPKQKMEVKNEKFQTNSIS; encoded by the coding sequence ATGTTTAGATCGATAAAAACAAAAATTCTGGTTCTGCAGATTGGACTTGTCCTTTCTGTGGCTGTTAGTCTGGGAGTTGTCTCGTACCTGATAACATTCTCTTCGCTCAGGGCCAGTCAGCAGCAGAATCTCAGGTATTTAGCCGCTAATATCGGCGAAGAAATAAGCGTATTAATTGACAGCAAAGGACGATTGCTTGAGAAAATAGGCACCTCTGAAACAGTGACAAATTATGCAAAAAAACAGCAGGAAAATTTCCTGGTCGGCTATTTCGAGAAGTTTATGCCTGAATTCGACACACTTTCTTATGTGGATGACAAGGGTATGGAGGAGTTGAAGGTAATTGACGGCAGGATATCGACAGCACTTTCCAATGTAAGAAATTCCATAATTTTTCAGCGTGCAGTCAACAACCCCAATAAAACTCTAAATTCATACACCGCTTTTTGTCCCGAACTAAACGGTCCATGCATAGAATTCGGTTTCATGGAGAAAAACTTTTTTGATGAGTTTGTAGGGTTTCTTTTGGGCAAGGTCTCTGTAACTGTACTGGCTGAAAAAATTCGCGGATTCAAAGAGAAGTCAGATTTTGCTATTCTGCTTGATTCCTCCGGAACCATTCTGGCCTGTCAGGACAAGGATAAAATACTGAAGAAAGTTGTCATTGAGGGAGCAGGTTCGGAACATATAGTTTCCGGGATAAAAACTATGGGGTCAGGCTCGGGACGTGCGGTAATTTCAGGAATTGACAGCTATTTTGCCTACTCGCCTGTTCCGGGTCAACACTGGTCAGTAGTTACAATCATGCCTTATCAGCAGTTTATCGCCAAATTAAATGCCCTGCGAAATACGGTGCTGCTGGTTGGATTAACTATTCTTATCGCCGGCATTGCCTTGTCATTATTCCTTGCTTCAGATATCACACAGCCTATTGCGGAACTGGTTAAAACCACCGGCTTAATAGCCACAGGAGACTTTTCGCAAAGGGTCAATATCGATTCAACAGATGAAATCGGGACTTTGGCCCAATCTTTTAATGGAATGGCGGAAAATCTGCAAAAAACCACGACCTCTATGGTTAATCTGAATCGGGAAGTTATAGAGCGAAAAAAAGCTGAAAATGCGCAGCAAAATCTTAACGAAGAACTGAAAGAAACTGTCGAGAGTCTGACTATCGCCAACCGTGAGCTTGCTGATTTCGCTCACGTGGTCGCACATGACCTTAAATCGCCGCTGAGAGGAATCGGAAGTCTGGCAGGAATAATATTAGCGGATTACAGGGACAGGCTGGATGAGCGGGGACGCCAATATCTTGATATGCTTGTGGGAAGAACGGAACGAATGAGCGAACTTATCAGTGGAATTATGACATATTCTGAACTCGGACGTGTTGCGGCTCAGCAGCCAATCGACCTTAACGAAGTTGTCCAGGAAGCTATTGCTGAAGTTGCTCCGCCGGAAAATATTAAAATAGTACAGGAAAATGATTTTCCAACTATTATATGTGACAGAACACATATGATACAGGTGTTCCAGAACCTTTTGGGTAATTCTGTAAAATTCATGGATAAGCCCCATGGCCTTGTCCTGTTGAATTGCGTCGAAGATGATGACTTCTGGAAATTCAGTGTTGCTGACAACGGCTGCGGCATAGAAAGTAAATATTTCGAAAAGATCTTCAGAATTTTCCAGACTCTCATCAGACGCGATGAGGCGGAAAGTACAGGTATAGGTCTTTCTGTGGTTAAGAGAATTATTGAAAAATATGACGGAAAAATCTGGGTTGAGTCAAAACCAGAAAAAGGCAGTACGTTCTTTTTTACTTTACCGAAACAAAAAATGGAGGTTAAAAATGAGAAATTCCAGACCAATTCTATTAGTTGA